One Xenopus tropicalis strain Nigerian chromosome 8, UCB_Xtro_10.0, whole genome shotgun sequence genomic window carries:
- the znf687 gene encoding zinc finger protein 687 (The RefSeq protein has 3 substitutions compared to this genomic sequence) — MGDMKTPDFDDLLAAFDIPDVDTNEAINSGPEDEEGQVKSSSGESSDPGVPHGDITAVSVIVKNTVCPDQADLLESHGKDPQATGPRLLQNGFNSPDVGRSSALRSMDSAPTASNGGEGWPARLKGPKPIELFTDFSAVDNPMDGHAADLIDRPRDVKPKDKALFEPADPVLCSPSGSVVGESSHGSRGAGQTLSIAKLSADSASFGLAVGPPPSIKQEPEDDTTGNDCAQGEELARECSLEHLKSVSVLYPSQEPPLPTWSGPEKKSEAPMNSVAPTKSPSSHPMDTLLPSSPPPEPNVEGSDLPKEPKTSSAIEAPGLKEEPGWSPKSLSSDVEEDESISSPSSNSSRPLKVRIKTIKTQSGSITRTVTRVSSDSNAVSANPTKEDSPPEAGSEPSSEKSADAKEEVVPPAEKGSELSSPTKAEPSQAAKAQPGNGTPLKGSVLPVSTIQNASSVMLMAASVAQQKAVVLPSKANNVMTKNIIHLVQQQPLANTATLANVTVANQVPPGPTVTTTPSPQRSATVVMVQPQKAAPAMAGTVISRTQSSLVETFNKILNSKNLLPTYKPNLSPPADSSLTLPVFGFRCLECGDSFALEKSLARHYDRRSMRIEVTCNHCTKRLVFFNKCSLLLHARKHKDNGLVMQCSHLVMRPIALEQMIGQPDVTPLVSVAVLTPGKTATPGPAQDAAATASTGGDSAILPGNGASEQSVYSTFRCLECKEQCKNKTGLALHFQQAIGSPASGSTICSLCPMMMPNRCSFEAHQRMHKQAPPHVCPECGGNFRMENFQAHLKETCLHYSRRIGYKCQSCAVVFGGVNSIKSHIQTSHCEVFHKCPICPMAFKSAPSAHAHIYNQHPGFSNQQAKMIYKCAMCDTVFTHKPLLCSHLDHSHFDQQLGNQRVSVFKCPDCPLLFAQKRTMLEHLKNTHNSVVREDPPSVQEPLTPKPEPVEIPVSKLSEPAEEAEPELEPPPEPEPEMEDSSSSEPPSSPEPRKKGGAKEQRKADGPRQRSNCWTCGICHSWFPERDEYVTHMKKEHGKSVKKFPCRLCERSFCSAPSLRRHVRVNHEGIKRVYPCRYCTEGKRTFSSRLILEKHIQVRHGIKITDQARSQEISVSHISQKSQETSSKKRKLSSDDSGSDDSPKAKHVPQKPKRPFQCRACGYKTSSLADFRQHIPQHRTDESAHQCRECGVCFTSQGSLNRHRIMTHKMKGAAAEEEEPEAPQKVEEGPDGKLTCQVCNKSFDSQLNLNTHFRTHGMAFIKQRQSGGTEN, encoded by the exons ATGGGGGATATGAAAACGCCAGACTTTGACGACCTCTTGGCTGCGTTTGACATACCTGACGTGGACACAAACGAAGCCATAAACTCGGGGCCCGAGGATGAGGAGGGACAAGTCAAGTCTTCCAGTGGAGAGAGCTCAGACCCAGGGGTTCCCCATGGGGACATCACTGCTGTCAGCGTTATAGTCAAGAACACGGTGTGCCCCGATCAGGCCGACCTCTTGGAAAGCCACGGCAAGGATCCACAAGCCACGGGGCCCCGGCTACTGCAGAACGGCTTCAACAGCCCTGACGTCGGTAGATCTTCAGCCCTGAGGTCCATGGATTCAGCTCCCACAGCTTCCAATGGTGGCGAGGGTTGGCCGGCACGACTGAAAGGGCCAAAACCCATAGAGCTATTCACAGATTTCAGTGCCGTGGACAATCCCATGGACGGCCATGCTGCCGATTTGATAGACAGGCCACGGGATGTGAAGCCCAAAGACAAGGCATTGTTCGAGCCTGCTGACCCAGTGCTTTGTTCTCCATCAGGCAGCGTGGTTGGGGAGAGTAGCCACGGCTCTAGGGGGGCTGGCCAAACCTTAAGTATAGCGAAGCTCTCAGCTGACAGTGCATCATTTGGGCTGGCAGTTGGACCACCTCCCTCAATCAAGCAGGAGCCGGAGGATGATACAACGGGCAATGATTGTGCCCAGGGGGAGGAACTGGCCAGGGAATGCTCATTGGAGCACCTGAAGTCCGTTTCTGTTCTGTACCCTTCCCAAGAACCCCCTCTTCCCACTTGGTCAGGCCCAGAGAAGAAATCAGAAGCCCCTATGAATAGCGTTGCTCCAACAAAAAGCCCCTCTAGCCACCCAATGGATACCTTGCTGCCGAGTTCTCCACCCCCCGAGCCCAATGTAGAAGGTTCGGATCTTCCAAAGGAACCCAAGAGCAGCTCTGCGATTGAGGCGCCGGGATTGAAGGAGGAGCCAGGATGGAGCCCTAAAAGCTTGTCCAGTGATGTAGAGGAAGACGAGAGTATCAGCTCTCCCTCTTCCAATTCGTCCAGGCCCCTGAAGGTCCGCATCAAGACCATCAAAACCCAGTCGGGAAGCATCACTAGGACCGTCACCAGAGTCTCCTCGGATTCCAATGCCGTCTCGGCAAACCCGACGAAGGAAGATTCCCCCCCAGAGGCGGGTTCCGAGCCCTCCTCCGAGAAAAGCGCAGATGCAAAGGAAGAAGTCGTGCCGCCGGCTGAGAAGGACTCGGAACTTTCCAGCCCCACAAAGGCCGAACCATCCCAGGCTGCCAAGGCACAGCCGGGCAATGGCACTCCGCTCAAAGGTTCGGTGTTGCCCGTCTCCACCATCCAGAATGCCAGCAGTGTCATGCTCATGGCGGCCAGCGTGGCGCAGCAGAAAGCCGTGGTTTTGCCTTCAAAGGCCAACAATGTGATGACCAAGAACATCATCCACCTCGTGCAGCAGCAGCCTCTGGCCAACACCGCCACTCTGGCTAATGTTACTGTCGCCAACCAGGTGCCCCCCGGCCCCACCGTCACTACCACCCCCAGCCCGCAGCGCAGTGCCACAGTGGTGATGGTTCAGCCCCAGAAGGCCGCGCCTGCCATGGCCGGGACGGTTATCTCCCGCACTCAGTCCAGCCTGGTGGAGACCTTCAACAAGATCCTCAACAGTAAAAACCTGCTGCCCACTTACAAGCCCAACCTCAGCCCCCCGGCCGACTCCAGCCTGACCCTTCCGGTCTTTGGCTTCCGCTGCCTGGAATGCGGCGATTCTTTTGCCCTAGAGAAGAGCCTGGCCCGGCATTATGACCGGCGGAGCATGAGAATCGAGGTGACTTGCAATCACTGCACCAAGCGCCTGGTCTTCTTCAACAAGTGCAGCTTGCTCCTGCATGCCCGGAAGCACAAGGACAACGGCTTGGTCATGCAGTGCTCGCATCTGGTAATGCGGCCCATTGCGCTGGAGCAAATGATTGGGCAGCCCGATGTCACTCCTCTGGTCTCTGTGGCAGTTCTGACGCCAGGCAAAACCGCTACCCCAGGCCCGGCTCAAGATGCCGCGGCCACAGCCAGCACAGGGGGGGACTCTGCCATCCTCCCGGGGAATGGGGCTTCCGAACAGTCCGTCTACTCCACCTTCAGGTGTCTCGAGTGCAAGGAACAGTGCAAGAATAAGACCGGCCTGGCACTGCACTTCCAGCAAGCCATTGGTTCCCCCGCCTCAGGCAGTACG ATCTGCTCTTTGTGCCCCATGATGATGCCCAATCGCTGCAGTTTTGAGGCGCACCAGCGAATGCACAAACAGGCCCCGCCCCACGTCTGTCCGGAATGTGGAGGGAATTTCCGCATGGAGAACTTCCAGGCCCACCTGAAGGAAACCTGCCTGCACTACTCCCGCAGGATAGGCTACAA GTGTCAGAGCTGCGCCGTTGTCTTCGGAGGAGTGAATTCCATTAAGTCCCACATCCAGACGTCTCACTGCGAAGTCTTTCACAAGTGCCCCATCTGCCCCATGGCATTTAAATCTGCCCCCAGCGCTCATGCTCACATCTACAACCAGCACCCAGGGTTCAGCAACCAGCAGGCCAA GATGATCTACAAGTGTGCCATGTGTGACACCGTCTTTACCCACAAACCTCTGCTCTGTTCCCATCTGGACCATTCTCACTTTGACCAGCAGCTGGGCAACCAGAGAGTCAGCGTGTTTAAGTGCCCAGACTGCCCCCTGCTGTTTGCCCAGAAGCGCACCATGCTGGAACATTTAAAG AATACCCACAATAGCGTGGTGAGGGAGGACCCCCCTTCTGTCCAAGAACCCCTCACCCCCAAACCGGAGCCAGTAGAGATTCCCGTCAGCAAGTTATCGGAGCCAGCGGAGGAAGCTGAGCCCGAACTTGAGCCTCCGCCGGAACCGGAACCGGAGATGGAAGACTCTTCATCTTCAGAGCCGCCGAGTTCCCCAGAGCCCCGTAAGAAAGGGGGCGCCAAGGAGCAGCGCAAGGCAGACGGGCCGCGGCAGAGGAGCAACTGTTGGACTTGTGGGATATGTCACTCGTGGTTTCCTGAGAGGGACGAGTATGTCACCCACATGAAGAAGGAGCACGGCAAG TCTGTAAAGAAGTTTCCATGCCGTCTCTGTGAGCGCTCTTTCTGCTCAGCGCCCAGCCTGCGCCGGCACGTCCGCGTTAATCACGAGGGAATTAAACGGGTGTACCCGTGCCG gtaCTGCACGGAGGGCAAGAGAACCTTCAGCAGCCGCCTGATCCTGGAGAAGCACATCCAGGTGCGACATGGGATCAAGATAACGGACCAGGCGAGGAGTCAGGAGATCTCCGTCTCTCACATTTCCCAGAAGTCTCAG GAGACCTCATCCAAGAAACGGAAGCTCTCATCCGACGACTCTTGCAGCGACGATTCCCCCAAAGCCAAACACGTCCCCCAGAAACCCAAGCGCCCATTCCAGTGCCGAGCCTGCGGCTACAAGACCAGCAGCCTGGCGGATTTCCGGCAGCACATTCCCCAGCACCGCACCGACGAAAGCGCCCACCAGTGCCGGGAATGCGGGGTCTGCTTCACCTCTCAGGGCTCCTTAAACCGCCACCGCATCATGACGCACAAAATGAAGGGCGCGGCTGCGGAGGAGGAGGAACCGGAAGCTCCCCAAAAAGTGGAGGAGGGACCTGATGGGAAGCTGACCTGCCAGGTGTGCAACAAGAGTTTCGACAGCCAATTGAACCTAAACACGCACTTCAGGACTCACGGCATGGCCTTCATCAAACAGAGGCAGAGCGGGGGCACGGAAAACTGA